GTGGCAGGCGGAATCTCTTTCGCCGCCGGTGTCGACTTCTTTCCCATCCTGCGCGTGAGCGTCCTCTCCGCCGTGCTGGTGGGATACAGCGCGTACACCTCGGCCCGCCTCGTCTCGCCGCTGCTTGCGCAGTTGCACAGCGCACTGCGCCTGACGCTCGATTCGCTCCTCGTGCTGGCGGGCACTGTCTTCGGCTCGGTGGCGGTCTTTGTTACCGATCCGTTCTTCACGCTCGCCCAGTACCGGACCGTGTTGCTGATCGTGACGCTCAACGCGGCGCTTGCCGCGGGGGTCGCGGTGGCCCTCGGCACCTACGACCGGATGCGCCGCCAGATCGAGGCGTCCTACCGCGTGCTGCGGGAACGGGACAAGCTGGAGCGGGAGATGAACGTCGCCCGCGAGGTCCAGCGCGAGTTGCTTCCCCGCGCCGTGCCCAGCTTCCAGGGACTGGAGCTCGCCGGGGTCTGCCGCCCGGCAATCGCCGTGGGCGGCGACTACTACGACTACCTGCAGCATGTGGACGGCCGCCCGGGGCTCGTCATCGCGGACATTTCGGGCAAGGGCGTCCCGGCCAGCCTCCTGATGGCGAGCCTGCAGGCCTCGGTGCGCAGCCTGTTCCACACCGCGGCGGACCCGGGGCAGCTTCACGCGAGACTGAACGACGCACTGTGCGGCTCGTCGTCCGTGTCGCGCTACGCGACGGCGTTCGTCGCGGACTTCGATCCGGACACCCGGCGGCTGACCTACAGCAACGCCGGACACCTGCCGGCCCTCGTCATCCGGGGGCAGGAGACCCTGCGGTGCGAAGAAGGCGGCATGCCGATCGGCTTGTTCGAGGGAATGACCTACGAGACCGGAACGCTGTCCCTGGTCCCTGGAGACTTGCTCGCCCTGTTCACGGACGGTGTGACGGAGCAGCCTTCGTCCGGCGGTGAGGAGTTCGGCGCGAAGCGGTTGGCGGAGCTGTTGCGGGCTCACCTGGACCGCCCCCTGGACGCGGCCGTCCAGGCCGTGCTCGACGCCCTGGATGAGTGGCGCGGCCCCGTTGCCCCTCACGACGACGTGACGCTCGTCCTGGCGAGGGTGCGGTGAACCGGTCCGTGCCGAAACCGACGATCGCGGTAGGGAGGAACACGATGTTTCGCATTGCAGCAACGGCATTGGGTCTCGCCCTGGCGTTCGCCGGAGCGCCGGCGTTGGTCGAGGCGCAGTCGTTCCAGGCCGGTCCCCGGGTGACGATCCCGAGCGGCGCGGTGCGCGAGGGCGACCTCTACGCCGGCGCGGGAGAGTCGGTCCGGGTCGACGGAAGGCTGGGCGGCGACCTGATTGCCGGCGCGGGAAACCGGATTGCGATCAGCGGGCAGGTCGACGGGGATCTGTTTGCGGCGGCCAACACGGTCGACCTTCGGGGATCCATCGGGGACTCCGTCCGCGCCGTTGGACAGACGCTGAACGTGGACGCCACAGTCGACGGGCATCTCCTGGCGGCGGCGACCGAAGTGTTCGTAACCCGGAATGCGCGGATCGCAGAAGGCCTCACGGCTACCGCCAGCCACATGGAGATCGATGGCACGGTCGAGGGCGGCGTCCGGGTGGGGGCCGGGGTGGTTGTCATTCGCGGGACCGTGCAGGGCGACGCCAGCATCTTTGCGGACCGTCTCGATCTGGAGCCCGGTGCTCGCATCACCGGCGACCTCGACTACCAGACACGGGCGCCTCTGAGCCCCGAAGCAGCGGCTCAAGTGGAGGGGGCCGTGCGCTACGAAGAGCCGCCGGAGGAAGAGCCCGGCGAGGGTGGAAGCGCGTGGGGCGCCGTGTTCTGGATCTGGCAGACGCTCGCGGCGTTGCTCACCGGCCTCGTCGTCGTCGCCCTGTTCCGTGGCGCCGTGCAGCGGCAGGCCGCGTCGTTCGCCGAGGAGACCACGCTCAGCGCCCTGCTCGGGTTCGCCGCCTTTCTGCTCGTGCCGGTGGCGGCGGGAATCGTGATGATCACCCTGGTGGGATTGCCGGTTGGCTTCGCCGCCATCCTCCTGTTCGGCCTCGCCCTGTACACCGCCAAGCTCCCGATTGCCGTCTGGATCGGAGATCGCCTGCTCGGACTGGCCGGACGCCCCGGCGCGTCGCCGTACGCGTCGATGGCGCTCGGCGTTCTGGCGCTCTACCTGCTGTTCGCCGTCCCCTGGGTCGGGTGGCTGTTCTGGCTTGCCGCCACGTGGCTGGGCCTCGGCGCCATGGTCGTCTCCTGGCGCCGGCGCCTGGAAGTCCGCGCCGGCGCGGCTTACTCGATCATGCGTACCTGAATGGCGTTCGAGTGGCCGAAATCGGTAGTGACGTTGGCCACGACCACCACGGGTTCACCGCTTTCCAGCCGGCCATGGGCCTTCAAGAGTTCGAGGGCATGGAGCACTACCTGCTCCGGCTCTTCCGTCAGGTCGATCGTGAAGGGCACCACGGATCGTGAGAGCCAGAGCCGGCGGCGGACGATCTCGGTGGTCGTAAAGGCATAGATGGTAGCGCCGCGCGGGCGAAAACTGGCGACGAGTTGTCCCATCAGGCCCCGCATGGTCATGACCACGATCGCCCGGGACCCGAGCGAATCGGCCAGCAGGCAGGCGCTCCGGGCCAACTGATCGCGGACCGATTTCGCCTCCCGGTCGCGGTGGAATTCCAGGCCGGGTTCTTCCTCGACGCGCCGGGCAATGCGGTCGAGCACGGAGACGCAGCGCGCCGGGTACTTGCCGGTCGCGGTCTCCCCGCTCAGCATCACCGCGTCGGCCTGCTCGTACACGGCGTTGGCGACGTCGGTGACTTCGGCCCGGGTCGGCATCGGGTTGTCGATCATCGATTCCAGCAGGTGGGTGGCCACGATCACCGGCTTTCCGGCGATCGCGCAGCGGCGCACCATGTCGCGCTGGGTTGACGGAAGCAGATCGAACTCCACCTCGACCCCGAGATCGCCCCGGGCGACCATGACGCCGTCGGCCGCGTCGATGATCTCGTCCAGGTTGTCGATGCCCTCCTGGTTCTCGATCTTGGCGATGATGCGGATGGGGTGCCCGCCGGCCTCGGCGACGACGCGCCGGGCGTCGCGCACCGCCTCGGCGCTGCGTACGAACGACACCGCGAGGAAGTCGACGTGGTGTTCCGCCGCGAAGCGGATGTCGGCCGCGTCCTGGTCCGTGATCGACGGCAGGTTCACCCGCACGCCGGGAAGGTTGATGTGCTTCCGCGATCCCAGGGCCCCGCCGTCCCGCACCCGGCAGCGGAGATCGCGCTCGCGCACTTCCAGCACGTCCAGGTTGATCAGCCCGTTGTCGACCGTGATCCGATCCCCCACCGTCAACTGGCGCACGATGTCCTGATAGTCGACGTGGATGGTGCGCTCCTCCGGGCTCTCGGTGGGGCCGACGCTGATGTAGCACTCCTGGCCGACCTCGAGAAACAGTTGCTCGTGGCGTTCGCCGGTGCGGATGGCCGGTCCCCGGAGGTCCAACAGCAGGGCGATCGGATGGTCCAGTTGCTGGTTGAGCGTCTGGACGCGCCGGATCACCTCCAGGTGGCTCTCATGACTGCCGTGCGACATGTTGAGTCGCGCGATGTTCATGCCGGCGGCGGCGAGTTGTTCGATCCGGTCCGGCGCGGAGGTGGAGGGACCCAGCGTGCAGACGATCTTGGTCTGCCGGAAGTCGCGTCTCGGCGACGTCATGGCGGCAAGGTTAGCAGGCCGTGGTGAAACCCGGTCGGCGCGGAGTGGTTGGCGCATTCCACTTGACGTTCCACCTGTGGGCGTTAACCTGTCGTAGGGGTGGTGCGATGAAGTGGCTGGCGTGGCGGCTGATCGGGCTCCTGGCCGTCCTGCTTCTGGCCGGCGGGTCCGCCTGCAGCGATGAGGGCGCCATCGACATCGAGCGGGCGCGGGTTCTCGCCGAGCGGGGCGATGCCGATGCGCAGGCTGTGCTCGCGCGGGCGCATTACTTCGGCGAAGAAGTGGAGCAGGACTACTTCCAGGCGGCCCACTGGTCCCGCCTCGCCGCCGAACAGGAACACATGATCGGACAGGCTCTGCTCGCGGAAGCGTATTTCTTCGGGCACGGGGTTGATCAGGACTACGACCAGGCGGCCCGCTGGTCGCGGCTCGCGGCCGACCAGGGATACGCGATGGGGCAGACCCGCCTCGCCGCGGCGTACTACCACGGCCTCGGCGTGGAGCAGGACTACGGCGAGGCGGTCGGCTGGGCCCGGCTCGCGGCCGAGCAGGAATACGCCGCCGGGCAGGCTTTGCTGGGGCACACCCACTACTACGGCCTCGGCGTGGCGCAGGACTACGGAGCCGCCGTGAACTGGCTCCGGCTCGCGGCCGAACAGGACGACGCCGAAGGGCAGGCCCTCCTCGGGCACGCGTACTACATGGGGCTCGGTGTCGAACAGGACTACGACGAGGCGGTCGACTGGTACCGGCCCTCCGCCGACCAGGGCAACTCCTTTGGACAGGCTCTGCTCGGAGAGGCGTATTTCTACGGGAACGGCGTGGCGCAGGATCCGGAAGAGGGCGTCCACTGGTCCCGGCTCGCGGCCGAGCAGGGGGACGTCATCGGGCAGACCGTCCTTGGAGAAGCGTACGTTCTGGGGGTCGGCGTGGCGCAGGACCATCGCGAGGGCTTCCGCTGGCTCTGGGCTGCCGCCCAACAGGGAGGCGCCGTCGCGCAGGCCCACGTCGGACATGCGTACTACTTCGGGCGCGGTGTGCGGCGGGACTACCGGACAGCCGTGTACTGGCTCCGGCTCGCGGCGGAGCAGGGCAGCGCCGAGGGGCAGGCCCTGCTCGGCGCGGCGTACTACTTCGGGAACGGCGTCAGGCAGGACTACCGGGAGGCGGTCCGATGGTCCCGGCCCGCCGCCGAGAAGGGGGACGCCCGAGCGCAGGGTCTGCTCGGCGCGGCGTACCACTACGGGTTCGGGGTGGCGCAGGACTATGGGGAGGCCGCCCACTGGTCCCGGCTCGCCGCGGAACAGGA
Above is a window of Acidobacteriota bacterium DNA encoding:
- a CDS encoding PP2C family protein-serine/threonine phosphatase, whose translation is MTTQAIAAAVPDASGGPSRLFAAVVAPGHRFLLGWTAAWLAVGVVVAGGISFAAGVDFFPILRVSVLSAVLVGYSAYTSARLVSPLLAQLHSALRLTLDSLLVLAGTVFGSVAVFVTDPFFTLAQYRTVLLIVTLNAALAAGVAVALGTYDRMRRQIEASYRVLRERDKLEREMNVAREVQRELLPRAVPSFQGLELAGVCRPAIAVGGDYYDYLQHVDGRPGLVIADISGKGVPASLLMASLQASVRSLFHTAADPGQLHARLNDALCGSSSVSRYATAFVADFDPDTRRLTYSNAGHLPALVIRGQETLRCEEGGMPIGLFEGMTYETGTLSLVPGDLLALFTDGVTEQPSSGGEEFGAKRLAELLRAHLDRPLDAAVQAVLDALDEWRGPVAPHDDVTLVLARVR
- the pyk gene encoding pyruvate kinase, whose amino-acid sequence is MTSPRRDFRQTKIVCTLGPSTSAPDRIEQLAAAGMNIARLNMSHGSHESHLEVIRRVQTLNQQLDHPIALLLDLRGPAIRTGERHEQLFLEVGQECYISVGPTESPEERTIHVDYQDIVRQLTVGDRITVDNGLINLDVLEVRERDLRCRVRDGGALGSRKHINLPGVRVNLPSITDQDAADIRFAAEHHVDFLAVSFVRSAEAVRDARRVVAEAGGHPIRIIAKIENQEGIDNLDEIIDAADGVMVARGDLGVEVEFDLLPSTQRDMVRRCAIAGKPVIVATHLLESMIDNPMPTRAEVTDVANAVYEQADAVMLSGETATGKYPARCVSVLDRIARRVEEEPGLEFHRDREAKSVRDQLARSACLLADSLGSRAIVVMTMRGLMGQLVASFRPRGATIYAFTTTEIVRRRLWLSRSVVPFTIDLTEEPEQVVLHALELLKAHGRLESGEPVVVVANVTTDFGHSNAIQVRMIE
- a CDS encoding SEL1-like repeat protein; protein product: MKWLAWRLIGLLAVLLLAGGSACSDEGAIDIERARVLAERGDADAQAVLARAHYFGEEVEQDYFQAAHWSRLAAEQEHMIGQALLAEAYFFGHGVDQDYDQAARWSRLAADQGYAMGQTRLAAAYYHGLGVEQDYGEAVGWARLAAEQEYAAGQALLGHTHYYGLGVAQDYGAAVNWLRLAAEQDDAEGQALLGHAYYMGLGVEQDYDEAVDWYRPSADQGNSFGQALLGEAYFYGNGVAQDPEEGVHWSRLAAEQGDVIGQTVLGEAYVLGVGVAQDHREGFRWLWAAAQQGGAVAQAHVGHAYYFGRGVRRDYRTAVYWLRLAAEQGSAEGQALLGAAYYFGNGVRQDYREAVRWSRPAAEKGDARAQGLLGAAYHYGFGVAQDYGEAAHWSRLAAEQENAFGQSVLGEAYYFGRGVPQDYGEAVRWSGLAAEQGNAVGQARVGEAYYFGRGVEQDYEESVRWSRLAADQGNAIGEGLLGAAYYFGNGVPQDYAEAARWSRSAAAQGDARAQEVLGAAYVVGHGVAEDQISAYVWLNLAATAGRESARALRDQVAARMTPEEIAEARTRARAERPARPAI